Proteins from one Triticum aestivum cultivar Chinese Spring chromosome 7A, IWGSC CS RefSeq v2.1, whole genome shotgun sequence genomic window:
- the LOC123152269 gene encoding uncharacterized protein, translated as MGSGLSHNHRSSVAPQQQPSSARVIAADGSLTEFAASSPVSVSDVLRAGNAGDSFFLCSSDALYFDEDVPALGGGELLRPGQIYFVLPQAMLGRPLSSADMAAMAVRASEALATRARPRGRGAGIRKVRVTPVHAEGRRGDVDAQVNAKLNERTLGEYSATASGGPAWIGKKAAVAAFPPARKALKPLSTIQEDAE; from the coding sequence ATGGGATCAGGTCTCTCTCACAACCACCGGAGCAGCGTCGCGCCCCAGCAGCAGCCGTCGTCGGCCCGCGTCATCGCCGCCGACGGCTCGCTGACGGAGTTCGCCGCCTCCTCGCCTGTCAGCGTCTCCGACGTCCTCCGCGCAGGCAATGCGGGCGACTCGTTCTTCCTGTGCAGCTCCGACGCGCTCTACTTCGACGAGGACGTGCCGGCGCTCGGCGGCGGCGAGCTGCTCCGTCCCGGCCAGATATACTTCGTGCTCCCCCAGGCGATGCTCGGGCGGCCCCTCTCGAGCGCCGACATGGCGGCCATGGCGGTGCGGGCTAGCGAGGCGCTGGCGACTAGAGCGCGGCCGCGTGGGCGCGGCGCCGGCATCAGGAAGGTGCGCGTCACGCCGGTGCACGCCGAGGGCAGGCGTGGCGACGTGGACGCACAGGTCAACGCGAAGCTGAACGAGAGGACCCTTGGGGAGTACTCTGCGACGGCCTCGGGTGGTCCGGCGTGGATCGGCAAGAAGGCTGCCGTGGCTGCGTTTCCGCCGGCGAGGAAGGCCCTCAAGCCGCTCAGCACCATCCAAGAAGATGCGGAGTGA
- the LOC123148380 gene encoding stromal processing peptidase, chloroplastic isoform X2, giving the protein MASFPSPSVVAAAAAAPPRLAPGLSLSAAAVHHSSHAFRPRASLALRPSATAAPANPLRCSHRRAVTPRSRRRTQGLGAASASAAGILGEERDGCLSCFPRSRRRGRPGLARFAPCALPHTSGLSLHSQWSGPKTRRSHILRAAGPDEPHVASPTWSETALDKPYDPTVTNGALEDVLDTPLPSHPKLIRGQLKNGLRYLILPNKVPADRFEAHMEVHVGSIDEEEDEQGIAHMIEHVAFLGSKKREKLLGTGARSNAYTDFHHTVFHIHSPTKTKEYGESLLPSVLDALNEIAFHPKFSSSRVEKERRAILSELQMMNTIEYRVDCQLLQHLHSENKLSNRFPIGLEEQILKWDPDKIRRFHERWYYPANATLYLVGEIDDIPRAVREIEAVFEHTLSGNEAAPMSSGSPFGAMASLFAPKLPGGLAASLTGERSPATDKLKPIKRERQAVRPPVEHKWSLPEVDQAAKPPVIFQHELIQSFSINMFCKIPVNQVRTYKDLRSVLMKRIFLSALHFRINTRYKSSNPPFTSVELDHSDSGREGCTVTTLTVTAEPQNWKSAIKVAVHEVRRLKEFGVTMGEMTRYMDALIKDSEQLAMMIDSVPSVDNLDFIMESDALGHTVMDQLQGHDSLLGVAETVTLEEVNTVGAEVLEFISDFGKPSAPLPAAIVACVPKKVHIDGVGESSFEICPEEITESMKAGLEEPIYPEPELEVPKELITQSELEDLKVQHRPSFVPFKEDDVAKVFDNETGITQRRLSNGISVNYKITQNEARVGVMRLIVGGGRATEDSESKGSVIVGVRTLSEGGCVGNFSREQVELFCVNNLINCSLESNEEFIFMEFRFALRDNGMRAAFQLLHMVLEHNVWLEDAFDRAAQLYLSYYRSIPKSLERATAHKLMVAMLNHDERFVEPSPHSLEKLTLQSVKEAVMNQFVGSNMEVSVVGDFTEEEVESCVLDYLGTVSAAKSSNKEEHIEKISFLPSPSDLHFQQVYIKDTDERACAYIAGPAPNRWGFATEGKDLFNGIRSSSADEISAPANSGKTHINVRNHPLFFGIALSLLAEIINSRLFTTVRDSMGLTYDVSFELNLFDKLDLGWYVIAVTSTPSKVHKAVDACKGVLRGLHHNKIVERELDRAKRTLLMKHEAETKTNAYWLGLLAHLQSTSVPRKDISCIKELTTLYESATIEDLYLAYEHLKVDDSSLFACIGIAGAESGEEVNDDEPELGLPGMVPMGGRGLSTMTRPTT; this is encoded by the exons ATGgcctccttcccctccccctccgtCGTCGCCGCGGCAGCGGCCGCGCCCCCGCGCCTCGCCCCGggcctctccctctccgccgccgcggTGCACCACTCCTCCCACGCCTTCCGCCCGCGCGCCTCCCTCGCCCTGCGCccctccgccaccgccgcgccggccAACCCCCTCCGCTGCTCGCACCGCCGCGCCGTCACGCCCAG GTCGAGGAGGCGGACGCAAGGGCTCGGCGCGGCGTCAGCGTCGGCCGCTGGGATTCTCGGCGAGGAGAGGGACGGGTGCCTCTCGTGCTTCCCGAGGAGCCGGAGGCGGGGGCGGCCGGGGCTCGCCAGGTTCGCGCCCTGCGCGCTCCCGCACACCTCGGGCTTATCGCTGCACAGCCAGTGGAGCGGGCCTAAG ACCAGGCGTAGTCATATATTACGTGCTGCTGGACCTGACGAACCACATGTTGCAAGTCCAACATGGTCTGAGACGGCTCTTGATAAACCTTATGATCCCACGGTTACGAACGGGGCGCTTGAAGATGTCCTGGACACTCCTCTTCCGTCCCATCCAAAGCTAATACGTGGTCAATTGAAGAATGGCCTCAGATATCTTATTTTACCTAATAAAGTTCCAGCGGACAG GTTTGAGGCTCACATGGAAGTTCATGTCGGATCAATTGACGAGGAAGAGGACGAGCAGGGAATTGCACATATGATCGAGCATGTTGCATTTCTTGGGAGTAAAAAGCGTGAGAAACTCTTGGGGACAGGTGCAAGGTCTAATGCATATACAGACTTCCACCATACAGTCTTCCATATCCATTCTCCAACTAAAACAAAG GAATATGGTGAATCCTTACTCCCTTCTGTGTTGGATGCTTTGAATGAG ATAGCTTTTCATCCTAAGTTCTCATCGTCTCGCGTTGAGAAAGAGAGAAGAGCAATTCTTTCAGAGCTCCAGATGATGAACACAATCGAATACCGTGTTGATTGCCAG TTGTTGCAACATTTACACTCCGAAAACAAATTGAGCAACAGATTTCCTATTGGACTTGAGGAGCAAATACTTAAATGGGATCCTGATAAGATCCGCAGATTCCATGAGCGATGGTATTACCCTGCCAATGCCACTTTATACCTGGTAGGAGAAATTGATGATATTCCCAGAGCAGTGCGGGAGATAGAG GCTGTGTTCGAACATACACTTTCAGGAAACGAAGCAGCCCCTATGTCGTCTGGAAGTCCGTTTGGTGCTATGGCAAGCCTCTTTGCACCAAAGCTACCAGGTGGCTTGGCCGCAAGCCTAACTGGTGAAAGATCACCTGCCACAGATAAACTAAAACCTATAAAAAGGGAAAGACAGGCAGTCAGACCTCCTGTAGAGCATAAATGGTCTCTTCCTGAGGTTGATCAGGCTGCCAAGCCTCCAGTGATTTTTCAACATGAGTTGATTCAGAGCTTCTCTATTAACATGTTCTGCAAG ATACCCGTCAACCAAGTTCGTACATACAAAGACCTGCGCAGTGTACTGATGAAACGGATATTTTTATCTGCTCTGCACTTCCGAATAAATACACGATACAAG AGCTCAAATCCTCCCTTTACATCAGTTGAGTTGGATCACAGTGACTCAGGAAGGGAAGGATGCACTGTCACTACTCTAACAGTAACAGCTGAACCCCAAAATTGGAAGAGTGCCATCAAAGTTGCTGTTCATGAG GTTCGGAGACTCAAGGAGTTTGGTGTCACAATGGGAGAAATGACCCGTTATATGGATGCACTGATAAAAGATAGTGAGCAGCTGGCTATGATGATTGATAGTGTTCCCTCAGTTGATAACTTGGACTTCATTATGGAGAGTGATGCACTTGGCCATACAGTCATGGATCAGTTGCAGGGACATGATAGTTTGCTTGGGGTTGCCGAAACTGTCACACTTGAAGAG GTTAACACCGTTGGTGCAGAAGTACTTGAATTTATTTCGGACTTTGGGAAGCCCAGTGCACCACTTCCTGCTGCTATTGTGGCGTGTGTACCTAAAAAGGTCCATATCGATGGAGTAGGTGAAAGTAGTTTTGAGATATGCCCAGAAGAAATAACCGAGTCCATGAAGGCAGGTCTTGAAGAacccatttacccagagcctgag CTTGAGGTGCCAAAAGAGTTGATTACTCAATCAGAACTTGAAGACTTGAAAGTGCAACACCGACCATCATTTGTTCCTTTCAAAGAGGATGATGTGGCGAAAGTATTTGACAATGAAACCGGTATAACACAACGTCGCCTTTCTAATGGAATTTCCGTCAACTACAAG ATCACGCAAAATGAGGCAAGGGTTGGTGTCATGCGGCTGATAGTAGGTGGCGGGAGAGCCACCGAAGATTCTGAATCGAAGGGATCTGTTATCGTTGGTGTTCGTACTTTGAGTGAAGGTGGCTGTGTTGGTAACTTTTCGAGGGAACAG GTTGAACTTTTCTGTGTGAATAATCTTATAAACTGCTCGCTGGAATCCAATGAGGAGTTCATATTTATGGAATTTAGGTTTGCTTTGAGAGATAATGGCATGCGTGCTGCTTTCCAGCTCCTCCATATGGTCCTTGAG CATAATGTGTGGCTAGAAGATGCATTCGATAGAGCTGCTCAACTATATTTGTCTTACTACCGGTCTATTCCCAAAAGTTTGGAACGTGCCACGGCTCACAAACTTATGGTAGCCATGTTGAACCATGATGAAAGGTTTGTAGAACCATCACCACATTCATTGGAGAAGTTGACTCTTCAATCAGTTAAAGAAGCTGTCATGAACCAGTTTGTGGGTAGCAACATGGAG GTCAGTGTAGTTGGTGATTTCACAGAAGAAGAGGTAGAATCTTGTGTTCTTGATTATCTTGGGACTGTAAGCGCTGCAAAATCTTCAAACAAAGAGGAACATATTGAGAAGATTTCCTTCCTGCCATCCCCATCGGATCTGCATTTCCAGCAA GTATACATAAAGGATACAGATGAGAGAGCTTGTGCATACATTGCAGGCCCGGCACCTAACCGATGGGGGTTTGCTACTGAAGGAAAAGATCTCTTCAATGGCATTCGAAGTTCCAGCGCAGATG AAATCTCTGCACCGGCTAACTCGGGGAAGACACATATTAACGTTCGCAACCATCCTCTTTTCTTTGGCATCGCTTTGAGTTTGCTGGCTGAAATTATAAATTCCAG GCTATTTACAACAGTGCGAGATTCAATGGGATTAACCTACGATGTTTCTTTTGAATTAAATCTTTTTGACAAACTGGATCTTGGTTGGTATGTGATCGCGGTAACTTCAACTCCGAGCAAG GTCCATAAGGCTGTTGATGCGTGCAAAGGTGTTCTCAGAGGTTTACATCACAACAAAATTGTTGAAAGGGAGCTGGATCGG GCAAAGAGGACACTGCTGATGAAACATGAGGCAGAGACAAAAACAAATGCCTATTGGCTTGGTTTGCTAGCCCATCTGCAGTCTACATCCGTGCCGAGAAAG GATATATCCTGTATTAAGGAATTGACAACATTGTATGAAAGTGCCACAATTGAGGACTTGTATCTTGCATATGAGCACTTGAAAGTTGACGATTCATCTTTATTTGCCTGCATCGGGATTGCTGGTGCTGAATCTGGTGAAGAAGTGAACG ATGATGAGCCTGAGTTGGGGCTTCCTGGTATGGTTCCCATGGGAGGTCGGGGTCTATCTACTATGACCAGACCAACCACATGA
- the LOC123148380 gene encoding stromal processing peptidase, chloroplastic isoform X1, with protein sequence MASFPSPSVVAAAAAAPPRLAPGLSLSAAAVHHSSHAFRPRASLALRPSATAAPANPLRCSHRRAVTPRSRRRTQGLGAASASAAGILGEERDGCLSCFPRSRRRGRPGLARFAPCALPHTSGLSLHSQWSGPKTRRSHILRAAGPDEPHVASPTWSETALDKPYDPTVTNGALEDVLDTPLPSHPKLIRGQLKNGLRYLILPNKVPADRFEAHMEVHVGSIDEEEDEQGIAHMIEHVAFLGSKKREKLLGTGARSNAYTDFHHTVFHIHSPTKTKEYGESLLPSVLDALNEIAFHPKFSSSRVEKERRAILSELQMMNTIEYRVDCQLLQHLHSENKLSNRFPIGLEEQILKWDPDKIRRFHERWYYPANATLYLVGEIDDIPRAVREIEAVFEHTLSGNEAAPMSSGSPFGAMASLFAPKLPGGLAASLTGERSPATDKLKPIKRERQAVRPPVEHKWSLPEVDQAAKPPVIFQHELIQSFSINMFCKIPVNQVRTYKDLRSVLMKRIFLSALHFRINTRYKSSNPPFTSVELDHSDSGREGCTVTTLTVTAEPQNWKSAIKVAVHEVRRLKEFGVTMGEMTRYMDALIKDSEQLAMMIDSVPSVDNLDFIMESDALGHTVMDQLQGHDSLLGVAETVTLEEVNTVGAEVLEFISDFGKPSAPLPAAIVACVPKKVHIDGVGESSFEICPEEITESMKAGLEEPIYPEPELEVPKELITQSELEDLKVQHRPSFVPFKEDDVAKVFDNETGITQRRLSNGISVNYKITQNEARVGVMRLIVGGGRATEDSESKGSVIVGVRTLSEGGCVGNFSREQVELFCVNNLINCSLESNEEFIFMEFRFALRDNGMRAAFQLLHMVLEHNVWLEDAFDRAAQLYLSYYRSIPKSLERATAHKLMVAMLNHDERFVEPSPHSLEKLTLQSVKEAVMNQFVGSNMEVSVVGDFTEEEVESCVLDYLGTVSAAKSSNKEEHIEKISFLPSPSDLHFQQVYIKDTDERACAYIAGPAPNRWGFATEGKDLFNGIRSSSADAEISAPANSGKTHINVRNHPLFFGIALSLLAEIINSRLFTTVRDSMGLTYDVSFELNLFDKLDLGWYVIAVTSTPSKVHKAVDACKGVLRGLHHNKIVERELDRAKRTLLMKHEAETKTNAYWLGLLAHLQSTSVPRKDISCIKELTTLYESATIEDLYLAYEHLKVDDSSLFACIGIAGAESGEEVNDDEPELGLPGMVPMGGRGLSTMTRPTT encoded by the exons ATGgcctccttcccctccccctccgtCGTCGCCGCGGCAGCGGCCGCGCCCCCGCGCCTCGCCCCGggcctctccctctccgccgccgcggTGCACCACTCCTCCCACGCCTTCCGCCCGCGCGCCTCCCTCGCCCTGCGCccctccgccaccgccgcgccggccAACCCCCTCCGCTGCTCGCACCGCCGCGCCGTCACGCCCAG GTCGAGGAGGCGGACGCAAGGGCTCGGCGCGGCGTCAGCGTCGGCCGCTGGGATTCTCGGCGAGGAGAGGGACGGGTGCCTCTCGTGCTTCCCGAGGAGCCGGAGGCGGGGGCGGCCGGGGCTCGCCAGGTTCGCGCCCTGCGCGCTCCCGCACACCTCGGGCTTATCGCTGCACAGCCAGTGGAGCGGGCCTAAG ACCAGGCGTAGTCATATATTACGTGCTGCTGGACCTGACGAACCACATGTTGCAAGTCCAACATGGTCTGAGACGGCTCTTGATAAACCTTATGATCCCACGGTTACGAACGGGGCGCTTGAAGATGTCCTGGACACTCCTCTTCCGTCCCATCCAAAGCTAATACGTGGTCAATTGAAGAATGGCCTCAGATATCTTATTTTACCTAATAAAGTTCCAGCGGACAG GTTTGAGGCTCACATGGAAGTTCATGTCGGATCAATTGACGAGGAAGAGGACGAGCAGGGAATTGCACATATGATCGAGCATGTTGCATTTCTTGGGAGTAAAAAGCGTGAGAAACTCTTGGGGACAGGTGCAAGGTCTAATGCATATACAGACTTCCACCATACAGTCTTCCATATCCATTCTCCAACTAAAACAAAG GAATATGGTGAATCCTTACTCCCTTCTGTGTTGGATGCTTTGAATGAG ATAGCTTTTCATCCTAAGTTCTCATCGTCTCGCGTTGAGAAAGAGAGAAGAGCAATTCTTTCAGAGCTCCAGATGATGAACACAATCGAATACCGTGTTGATTGCCAG TTGTTGCAACATTTACACTCCGAAAACAAATTGAGCAACAGATTTCCTATTGGACTTGAGGAGCAAATACTTAAATGGGATCCTGATAAGATCCGCAGATTCCATGAGCGATGGTATTACCCTGCCAATGCCACTTTATACCTGGTAGGAGAAATTGATGATATTCCCAGAGCAGTGCGGGAGATAGAG GCTGTGTTCGAACATACACTTTCAGGAAACGAAGCAGCCCCTATGTCGTCTGGAAGTCCGTTTGGTGCTATGGCAAGCCTCTTTGCACCAAAGCTACCAGGTGGCTTGGCCGCAAGCCTAACTGGTGAAAGATCACCTGCCACAGATAAACTAAAACCTATAAAAAGGGAAAGACAGGCAGTCAGACCTCCTGTAGAGCATAAATGGTCTCTTCCTGAGGTTGATCAGGCTGCCAAGCCTCCAGTGATTTTTCAACATGAGTTGATTCAGAGCTTCTCTATTAACATGTTCTGCAAG ATACCCGTCAACCAAGTTCGTACATACAAAGACCTGCGCAGTGTACTGATGAAACGGATATTTTTATCTGCTCTGCACTTCCGAATAAATACACGATACAAG AGCTCAAATCCTCCCTTTACATCAGTTGAGTTGGATCACAGTGACTCAGGAAGGGAAGGATGCACTGTCACTACTCTAACAGTAACAGCTGAACCCCAAAATTGGAAGAGTGCCATCAAAGTTGCTGTTCATGAG GTTCGGAGACTCAAGGAGTTTGGTGTCACAATGGGAGAAATGACCCGTTATATGGATGCACTGATAAAAGATAGTGAGCAGCTGGCTATGATGATTGATAGTGTTCCCTCAGTTGATAACTTGGACTTCATTATGGAGAGTGATGCACTTGGCCATACAGTCATGGATCAGTTGCAGGGACATGATAGTTTGCTTGGGGTTGCCGAAACTGTCACACTTGAAGAG GTTAACACCGTTGGTGCAGAAGTACTTGAATTTATTTCGGACTTTGGGAAGCCCAGTGCACCACTTCCTGCTGCTATTGTGGCGTGTGTACCTAAAAAGGTCCATATCGATGGAGTAGGTGAAAGTAGTTTTGAGATATGCCCAGAAGAAATAACCGAGTCCATGAAGGCAGGTCTTGAAGAacccatttacccagagcctgag CTTGAGGTGCCAAAAGAGTTGATTACTCAATCAGAACTTGAAGACTTGAAAGTGCAACACCGACCATCATTTGTTCCTTTCAAAGAGGATGATGTGGCGAAAGTATTTGACAATGAAACCGGTATAACACAACGTCGCCTTTCTAATGGAATTTCCGTCAACTACAAG ATCACGCAAAATGAGGCAAGGGTTGGTGTCATGCGGCTGATAGTAGGTGGCGGGAGAGCCACCGAAGATTCTGAATCGAAGGGATCTGTTATCGTTGGTGTTCGTACTTTGAGTGAAGGTGGCTGTGTTGGTAACTTTTCGAGGGAACAG GTTGAACTTTTCTGTGTGAATAATCTTATAAACTGCTCGCTGGAATCCAATGAGGAGTTCATATTTATGGAATTTAGGTTTGCTTTGAGAGATAATGGCATGCGTGCTGCTTTCCAGCTCCTCCATATGGTCCTTGAG CATAATGTGTGGCTAGAAGATGCATTCGATAGAGCTGCTCAACTATATTTGTCTTACTACCGGTCTATTCCCAAAAGTTTGGAACGTGCCACGGCTCACAAACTTATGGTAGCCATGTTGAACCATGATGAAAGGTTTGTAGAACCATCACCACATTCATTGGAGAAGTTGACTCTTCAATCAGTTAAAGAAGCTGTCATGAACCAGTTTGTGGGTAGCAACATGGAG GTCAGTGTAGTTGGTGATTTCACAGAAGAAGAGGTAGAATCTTGTGTTCTTGATTATCTTGGGACTGTAAGCGCTGCAAAATCTTCAAACAAAGAGGAACATATTGAGAAGATTTCCTTCCTGCCATCCCCATCGGATCTGCATTTCCAGCAA GTATACATAAAGGATACAGATGAGAGAGCTTGTGCATACATTGCAGGCCCGGCACCTAACCGATGGGGGTTTGCTACTGAAGGAAAAGATCTCTTCAATGGCATTCGAAGTTCCAGCGCAGATG CAGAAATCTCTGCACCGGCTAACTCGGGGAAGACACATATTAACGTTCGCAACCATCCTCTTTTCTTTGGCATCGCTTTGAGTTTGCTGGCTGAAATTATAAATTCCAG GCTATTTACAACAGTGCGAGATTCAATGGGATTAACCTACGATGTTTCTTTTGAATTAAATCTTTTTGACAAACTGGATCTTGGTTGGTATGTGATCGCGGTAACTTCAACTCCGAGCAAG GTCCATAAGGCTGTTGATGCGTGCAAAGGTGTTCTCAGAGGTTTACATCACAACAAAATTGTTGAAAGGGAGCTGGATCGG GCAAAGAGGACACTGCTGATGAAACATGAGGCAGAGACAAAAACAAATGCCTATTGGCTTGGTTTGCTAGCCCATCTGCAGTCTACATCCGTGCCGAGAAAG GATATATCCTGTATTAAGGAATTGACAACATTGTATGAAAGTGCCACAATTGAGGACTTGTATCTTGCATATGAGCACTTGAAAGTTGACGATTCATCTTTATTTGCCTGCATCGGGATTGCTGGTGCTGAATCTGGTGAAGAAGTGAACG ATGATGAGCCTGAGTTGGGGCTTCCTGGTATGGTTCCCATGGGAGGTCGGGGTCTATCTACTATGACCAGACCAACCACATGA